The Pirellulimonas nuda genome includes a region encoding these proteins:
- a CDS encoding serine/threonine-protein kinase has product MPLAEQSTKPATAPAAAKPADRRKMVGRLGPWRLVRLMGEGALNRVYLAEHEDAPGAACYAIKTLKKEWWNDTGAIELQRREALVGRKVSHPNLLPVLAAHVAAPPFYVVTPRIVGQSLQALLQGGRPRLPQALWIARQAAEALAALHQQTGMIHGDVKPSNVLVGPDGHATLLDLGFCQSANETRAWSARPVMGTLSYIAPERVTSACGADARSDLYSLGVMLYEMIAGRLPLEADEPARLIEMHRQAKPECIRSVRPDLPKPVASLVHRLLAKEALRRPDSAAAVARELVRLEIACFSLT; this is encoded by the coding sequence ATGCCGCTCGCAGAACAGTCAACCAAGCCAGCCACAGCGCCAGCGGCCGCCAAGCCCGCGGATCGGCGCAAGATGGTCGGCCGGCTGGGGCCGTGGCGTCTGGTGCGGCTAATGGGCGAGGGCGCCCTGAACCGCGTTTACCTGGCCGAGCACGAAGACGCCCCGGGCGCCGCGTGTTACGCCATCAAGACGCTGAAGAAGGAGTGGTGGAACGACACCGGCGCCATCGAGCTGCAACGCCGCGAGGCGCTGGTGGGCCGCAAGGTGAGCCACCCCAACCTGCTGCCGGTGCTAGCGGCCCACGTGGCGGCGCCGCCGTTCTATGTGGTGACGCCGAGGATCGTCGGCCAGTCGCTGCAGGCGCTGCTCCAAGGGGGCCGGCCGCGGCTGCCGCAGGCGCTGTGGATCGCCCGCCAGGCGGCCGAGGCGCTGGCCGCGTTGCACCAGCAGACCGGCATGATCCACGGCGACGTGAAGCCCAGCAACGTGCTGGTGGGCCCCGACGGGCACGCCACGCTGCTCGACCTGGGGTTCTGTCAGTCGGCCAACGAGACGCGGGCGTGGTCGGCCCGGCCCGTGATGGGGACGCTCAGCTACATCGCCCCCGAGCGCGTGACCAGCGCCTGCGGCGCCGACGCCCGCAGCGACCTCTACAGCCTGGGGGTGATGCTGTACGAGATGATCGCCGGCCGGTTGCCGCTGGAGGCAGACGAGCCCGCGCGGCTGATCGAGATGCACCGCCAGGCCAAGCCCGAGTGCATCCGCAGCGTGCGGCCCGACCTGCCCAAGCCGGTGGCGTCGCTGGTGCACAGGCTGCTGGCCAAGGAGGCGCTACGCCGCCCCGACAGCGCGGCGGCGGTGGCCCGCGAGCTGGTCAGGCTCGAGATCGCGTGCTTCTCGCTGACCTGA
- a CDS encoding ThiF family adenylyltransferase, which produces MNHADRYSRQERFAPIGLAGQQRLAESRVLVVGVGALGSASAQLLVRAGVGFTRLLDRDVVELSNLQRQVLFDEADALAGAPKAVAAAQKLRGVNSQVAVEPVVGDLTHHNIAALAGDCDLVIDGTDNFETRLLVNDYCLKHNKPWVYGGVLGAEGQVMPVLPGETPCLACLAPEPPAPGAAPTCDTAGVLGPAVGMVAALQAAEALKLLTGNRADASRGLTVIDLWRNHIRQLDLSSLQPAGTCRACGQRDYAWLEGRLGSQAAVLCGRNAVQVRPMAPQRVDLAALADRLSKVGDVTATPFLVRLRVDAYELTLFADGRAIVGGVEEESAARSVLARYVGA; this is translated from the coding sequence ATGAATCACGCCGACCGCTACTCACGCCAAGAACGCTTCGCGCCCATCGGCCTGGCGGGCCAGCAGCGTCTGGCCGAGAGCCGGGTGTTGGTGGTGGGGGTCGGCGCGCTCGGATCGGCCTCGGCGCAGCTGTTGGTGCGGGCCGGGGTGGGCTTCACGCGGTTGTTGGACCGCGACGTCGTAGAGCTGAGCAACCTGCAACGGCAGGTGTTGTTCGACGAGGCCGACGCCCTGGCCGGAGCGCCCAAGGCAGTGGCGGCGGCCCAGAAGCTGAGGGGGGTGAACTCGCAGGTTGCGGTCGAGCCGGTCGTGGGCGACCTGACGCACCACAACATCGCGGCGCTGGCCGGCGACTGCGACCTGGTGATCGACGGCACGGACAACTTCGAGACCCGGCTGCTGGTAAACGACTACTGCTTGAAGCACAACAAACCCTGGGTGTATGGCGGCGTGCTGGGCGCCGAGGGCCAGGTGATGCCGGTGCTGCCGGGCGAGACGCCCTGCCTGGCGTGCCTGGCGCCGGAGCCCCCCGCGCCGGGCGCGGCGCCCACCTGCGACACCGCGGGGGTGCTCGGTCCGGCGGTTGGCATGGTCGCCGCGCTGCAAGCGGCCGAGGCGCTCAAGCTGCTCACCGGCAACCGGGCCGACGCATCGCGTGGGCTGACCGTCATCGATTTGTGGCGGAACCACATCCGGCAGCTCGACCTAAGCTCGCTGCAGCCAGCCGGCACGTGCCGGGCCTGCGGCCAGCGGGACTACGCGTGGCTGGAGGGCCGGCTCGGTTCTCAGGCCGCGGTGCTTTGTGGCCGCAACGCGGTGCAGGTCCGCCCGATGGCGCCGCAGCGGGTCGACCTGGCGGCGCTGGCCGATCGGCTGTCGAAGGTGGGCGACGTTACGGCAACCCCGTTCTTGGTGCGGCTGCGGGTGGACGCCTACGAGCTGACGCTGTTTGCGGACGGGCGGGCGATCGTCGGCGGGGTGGAAGAAGAGTCGGCTGCGCGTAGCGTGCTAGCGCGGTACGTCGGCGCGTGA
- the uvrA gene encoding excinuclease ABC subunit UvrA translates to MSDPPLAPNDSAAAIRVRGARAHNLKEVDLDLPRNRLIVFCGPSGSGKTSLAVDTLHAESQRRYLETFSTYARQFLDRLDRPDVDRIEGLPPAIAVTRRGASRSNRATVATATEIAEHLRLLLARVGRIICPACERPVERDSVDAIVAQVAALAEGARVMICFPAVGEGGLATRLEHYRALGFVRGIVGGAMIELASPPGAAAGDALVVGDRVTAGRVEADRLSEAIEAALDGGDGACVVLASEAPWDGVLEVDGRAWRQRRFSNRLCCEGCGREYAEPQPQLFNFNNPLGACPACEGFGSIVEEDLDLIVPDKTKSLREGAVAPWNTPAYAHELEELLALAPKVGLPVDAPFAELRPEHLAIIQNGSAEHEFGGLAGFFRWLERRKYKMHLRVFLSRWRSYRTCPECHGARLRPEALAVRLGGKNFADLCRQSIDAADAWFAAQGERDPRLAAAGLVVEEVAARLRYLRSVGLGYLTLDRTLRTLSSGEGARVAMTTTLGSNLVDLLYVLDEPSAGLHSADVDKLAEALTGLRDRGNTVLVIEHEESIIDRADEAVEFGPQAGAEGGTVVYQGPPAGMADCPASKTGDWLTGRRTMAPHGPRREPSPGWLKLRGARGHNLKGIDVEVPLGVLCVVSGVSGAGKSSLVLGTLAPAAQRQLHRDDASATPLPHDDLLGVGQLAELVLVDQRPVARSTRSNPVTYVKAMDAIRTVFAEQADAKSRGYGPGHFSFNVGGGRCETCQGIGRLEVDMQFMADVSMVCPDCGGTRFKAEVLDVKQRGLSIAEVLDLTVHEAFRFFRGHVKVQQRLKPLLDVGLDYLTLGQPASTLSGGEAQRLKLAGILSAKQAGRTLFVMDEPTTGLHMSDVTRLLDCFEALLAVGHSLLIVEHNLQLMLAADWVIDLGPGAGDAGGRVAAVGTPEQVAQRTDLPTGKALAETLARRRELEALPDDDDE, encoded by the coding sequence GTGTCTGACCCGCCTCTAGCCCCGAACGACAGCGCCGCCGCCATCCGCGTGCGCGGCGCCCGCGCGCACAACCTCAAGGAGGTCGACCTCGACCTGCCGCGGAACCGGCTGATCGTGTTCTGTGGGCCCTCGGGCTCGGGCAAGACCAGCCTGGCGGTCGACACGCTGCACGCCGAGAGCCAGCGGCGCTACCTCGAGACCTTCTCCACGTACGCGCGGCAGTTCTTGGACCGGCTCGACCGGCCCGACGTCGACCGGATCGAGGGGCTGCCGCCGGCGATCGCCGTGACGCGGCGCGGCGCCAGCCGGTCGAACCGGGCGACCGTGGCCACGGCGACCGAGATCGCCGAGCACCTGCGGCTGCTGCTGGCGCGGGTGGGACGGATTATTTGTCCGGCCTGCGAGCGCCCGGTGGAGCGCGACTCGGTCGACGCGATCGTGGCGCAGGTCGCGGCGCTCGCCGAGGGTGCGCGCGTGATGATCTGCTTCCCGGCCGTAGGGGAGGGGGGGCTGGCCACGCGGCTCGAACACTACCGGGCGCTCGGCTTTGTCCGCGGCATCGTTGGGGGCGCGATGATCGAGCTGGCCTCGCCGCCGGGCGCGGCGGCCGGCGACGCGTTGGTGGTGGGGGACCGCGTGACCGCGGGGCGTGTGGAGGCCGATAGGTTGTCCGAGGCCATCGAAGCGGCGCTCGATGGCGGCGACGGCGCCTGCGTGGTGCTGGCCAGCGAGGCGCCTTGGGACGGCGTCCTGGAGGTCGACGGCCGGGCGTGGCGTCAGCGGCGGTTCAGCAACCGGCTGTGCTGCGAGGGGTGCGGGCGGGAGTACGCCGAGCCGCAGCCGCAGCTATTCAACTTCAACAACCCGCTGGGGGCGTGCCCGGCGTGCGAGGGGTTCGGCAGCATCGTCGAAGAAGATCTCGACTTGATCGTGCCGGACAAGACGAAGTCGCTCCGCGAGGGCGCCGTCGCGCCGTGGAACACGCCGGCCTACGCCCACGAGCTTGAGGAGCTGCTGGCGCTTGCGCCAAAGGTCGGCCTGCCGGTGGACGCGCCGTTCGCCGAGCTGCGGCCGGAGCACCTGGCGATCATCCAGAACGGGTCGGCCGAGCACGAGTTCGGCGGGCTGGCCGGCTTCTTCCGTTGGCTGGAGCGTCGTAAGTACAAGATGCACCTGCGGGTCTTCTTGAGCCGCTGGCGGAGCTACCGCACCTGCCCCGAGTGCCACGGCGCCCGTCTGCGGCCCGAGGCGCTGGCGGTGCGGCTGGGGGGGAAGAACTTTGCGGACCTGTGCCGACAGAGCATCGACGCCGCGGACGCTTGGTTCGCGGCGCAGGGGGAGCGCGACCCGCGGCTCGCGGCAGCGGGCCTGGTGGTAGAAGAAGTGGCTGCCCGACTGCGCTACCTGCGGTCGGTGGGGCTCGGCTACCTGACGCTCGACCGCACGCTCCGCACGCTCAGCAGCGGCGAGGGCGCCCGCGTGGCGATGACCACTACGCTGGGCTCGAACCTGGTCGACCTGCTGTACGTGCTAGACGAACCCTCGGCGGGGCTGCACTCGGCCGACGTCGACAAGCTGGCTGAAGCTCTCACCGGGCTCCGCGACCGCGGCAACACGGTGCTCGTGATCGAGCACGAAGAGTCGATCATCGACCGCGCGGACGAGGCGGTCGAGTTCGGCCCCCAGGCGGGGGCCGAGGGGGGGACGGTGGTTTACCAGGGGCCTCCCGCGGGGATGGCCGATTGCCCGGCGTCGAAGACGGGGGACTGGCTCACCGGCCGGCGGACGATGGCGCCGCACGGCCCGCGCCGCGAGCCGAGCCCCGGTTGGTTGAAGCTGCGCGGGGCGCGCGGCCACAACCTGAAGGGGATCGACGTCGAGGTCCCGCTGGGGGTGCTGTGCGTTGTCTCCGGCGTGAGCGGCGCGGGCAAGAGCAGCCTGGTGCTAGGGACGCTGGCCCCGGCGGCCCAGCGCCAACTTCACCGCGACGACGCATCGGCGACCCCGCTGCCGCACGACGACCTGCTGGGCGTCGGCCAGCTCGCCGAGCTGGTGCTGGTAGATCAACGCCCCGTGGCGCGCTCCACACGCTCGAACCCGGTGACGTACGTCAAAGCGATGGACGCCATCCGCACGGTCTTCGCAGAGCAGGCCGACGCCAAGTCCCGCGGCTACGGGCCGGGGCACTTTAGCTTCAATGTCGGAGGCGGTCGCTGCGAGACGTGCCAGGGGATCGGCCGCTTGGAGGTGGACATGCAGTTCATGGCGGACGTGTCGATGGTCTGCCCCGACTGCGGCGGCACTCGCTTCAAGGCGGAGGTGCTGGACGTGAAGCAACGCGGGCTGAGCATCGCCGAGGTGCTCGACCTGACCGTGCACGAGGCGTTCCGCTTCTTCCGCGGGCACGTGAAGGTGCAGCAGCGGCTCAAGCCGCTGTTGGACGTGGGGCTCGACTACCTGACGCTCGGCCAGCCGGCCAGCACGCTCAGCGGGGGCGAGGCGCAGCGGCTCAAGCTGGCGGGGATCCTCTCGGCCAAGCAGGCGGGGCGGACGCTGTTCGTGATGGACGAGCCGACCACCGGGCTGCACATGTCGGACGTCACGCGGCTGCTGGATTGCTTCGAGGCGCTGCTGGCGGTGGGGCACTCGCTGCTGATCGTTGAGCACAACCTGCAGCTGATGCTGGCGGCCGACTGGGTGATCGACCTCGGCCCCGGCGCGGGGGACGCCGGCGGGCGCGTGGCGGCGGTCGGCACCCCCGAACAAGTGGCCCAGCGGACCGACCTGCCCACCGGCAAGGCGCTGGCCGAGACGCTGGCGCGGCGGCGCGAGCTGGAAGCGCTGCCGGACGACGATGATGAATAA